From a region of the Cognatiyoonia koreensis genome:
- the xylB gene encoding xylulokinase: MYIGLDLGTSGLKGIVIDDTQSVVAEAVAPLTVQRPHDGWSEQDPADWIQALHQVMHALSAAADMSAVRGIGLSGQMHGATLLGSDDTVLRPCILWNDTRAAKEAAEMDADPAFRQVTGNIVFPGFTAPKVAWVMAHEPDIGAKIRKVLLPKDYLRLVLTGEYVAEMSDAAGTSWLDVGARAWSDDLLGKTGISHDHMPRLVEGSDVSGTLRADFAAQYGLRRDVVVAGGGGDNAASAVGVGVVTAGDAFVSLGTSGVLFAASAAYQPDAATAVHTFCHALPKTWHQMGVILAAADAVNWFANVIGQPAADLTSGLGPLQAPGRTLFLPYLGGERTPHNDANVRGQFLHLDHATDRDAMTRAVLEGVTHAFRDSFDALVETGTRIDRLIGVGGGTKSDYWVQAVATALNMPIALPVAGDFGGAFGAARLGMMATTGEGAALAGPPRIAREVVPDPNLVDAFGAAHARYRAGYTAIKDLH; this comes from the coding sequence ATGTACATCGGGCTGGACCTTGGCACGTCAGGACTGAAAGGGATCGTCATCGACGACACCCAGTCAGTGGTGGCCGAGGCCGTGGCCCCGCTGACGGTGCAGCGCCCGCATGACGGATGGTCCGAACAGGATCCGGCAGATTGGATTCAGGCGCTGCATCAGGTCATGCATGCGCTATCCGCTGCTGCGGATATGAGTGCGGTTCGCGGCATCGGACTGTCCGGCCAGATGCATGGGGCGACACTTCTGGGATCGGACGATACCGTCTTGCGTCCGTGCATTCTCTGGAATGACACACGTGCAGCCAAAGAAGCGGCTGAAATGGACGCCGACCCCGCATTCCGGCAGGTGACGGGAAACATCGTGTTTCCGGGGTTCACGGCCCCCAAGGTTGCGTGGGTGATGGCGCACGAACCTGACATTGGCGCAAAAATCCGCAAGGTGTTGCTTCCCAAAGACTATTTGCGACTGGTGTTGACGGGCGAGTACGTCGCCGAAATGTCTGACGCGGCGGGAACATCTTGGCTCGACGTCGGCGCACGCGCATGGTCGGATGACCTGCTGGGCAAAACGGGCATATCACACGATCATATGCCGCGCCTTGTCGAAGGATCGGATGTCTCTGGCACTTTGCGCGCCGATTTCGCAGCACAATACGGGTTGCGCCGCGATGTGGTCGTCGCTGGCGGGGGTGGTGACAATGCCGCTTCGGCGGTGGGCGTGGGCGTCGTCACGGCAGGGGATGCGTTCGTCTCGCTTGGCACGTCCGGCGTGCTGTTCGCGGCAAGTGCCGCCTACCAACCCGATGCCGCAACAGCGGTGCACACATTCTGTCACGCGCTTCCAAAGACATGGCACCAGATGGGTGTGATTCTTGCGGCCGCCGATGCGGTGAACTGGTTTGCCAATGTGATCGGCCAGCCAGCGGCGGACCTGACAAGCGGGCTTGGACCATTGCAGGCCCCCGGGCGAACGCTTTTTCTGCCCTATCTCGGCGGAGAGCGGACACCGCACAACGACGCGAACGTGCGCGGGCAATTCCTGCACCTCGACCATGCAACAGATCGGGATGCAATGACGCGCGCGGTGCTCGAAGGGGTGACGCACGCCTTTCGCGACAGCTTTGATGCTTTGGTCGAAACTGGAACACGGATCGACCGGCTGATCGGTGTCGGGGGCGGCACCAAATCCGACTATTGGGTTCAGGCCGTTGCCACTGCGCTCAACATGCCGATCGCTTTGCCTGTTGCCGGTGACTTCGGCGGCGCTTTTGGTGCAGCGCGTCTGGGAATGATGGCCACGACCGGCGAAGGTGCGGCCCTTGCTGGACCGCCACGCATCGCACGCGAAGTGGTACCTGACCCAAATCTGGTCGATGCATTCGGTGCCGCGCACGCACGCTACCGGGCAGGTTACACTGCGATCAAGGACCTGCACTAA
- a CDS encoding ATP-binding cassette domain-containing protein yields the protein MTPLVEMKDVSIAFGGVRAVDHVSIDLYPGEVVGLLGHNGAGKSTLIKMLSGAYKMDAGEIWIEGERAHISSPRDSRRYNIETIYQTLALADNLDAASNLFLGRELTTPFGFLDDGKMEAETRKIMARLNPNFKKLKEPVSALSGGQRQSVAIARAVYFNAKILIMDEPTAALGVHETAMVAELIGELKKQGLGIFLISHDTREMMDLCDRVAVMKNGQMVGTERVEDVTEDDILSMIILGKNPKEAA from the coding sequence ATGACACCACTGGTTGAAATGAAAGATGTCTCCATCGCGTTCGGTGGTGTGCGTGCCGTCGATCACGTGAGCATCGACCTTTATCCCGGCGAAGTGGTCGGGCTGCTTGGTCACAACGGGGCGGGGAAATCCACGCTCATCAAGATGCTGTCGGGTGCCTACAAGATGGACGCAGGCGAAATCTGGATCGAAGGGGAGCGCGCGCATATCTCCTCTCCTCGTGACAGCCGACGCTACAACATCGAAACCATTTACCAGACGCTGGCGTTGGCGGATAACCTCGATGCTGCAAGCAATCTGTTTCTGGGGCGCGAACTGACGACACCGTTTGGCTTTCTGGACGACGGCAAGATGGAGGCCGAAACGCGCAAGATCATGGCCCGACTTAATCCGAACTTCAAAAAGCTGAAAGAACCCGTCAGCGCCCTGTCAGGCGGCCAACGCCAGTCGGTCGCGATTGCACGTGCGGTCTACTTCAACGCCAAAATCCTGATCATGGATGAACCGACAGCAGCCCTTGGGGTGCACGAAACTGCGATGGTGGCCGAACTCATTGGTGAGCTGAAAAAGCAGGGCCTAGGCATTTTTCTGATTTCGCATGACACCCGCGAGATGATGGATCTTTGCGACCGCGTTGCAGTGATGAAGAATGGCCAGATGGTCGGGACAGAACGCGTCGAAGATGTCACCGAAGACGATATCCTTTCCATGATCATCCTCGGCAAAAACCCGAAAGAGGCCGCCTGA
- a CDS encoding sugar ABC transporter permease has translation MSDQTATETPPKRSFLQTLEIDTRMLGMIGAFFLVCVVFNVLTDGRFLTPRNIFNLTIQTVSVAIMATGMVFVIVTRHIDLAVGALLATCSAIMAMAQTRWLPDLVGLDLGHWAIPWIAIAMGIFVGTVIGAAQGWLVGYITIPAFIVTLGGLLIWRNIGWQITDGQTIAPLNDTFIAFGGINGTLGGPLSLALGAVAVVLTIFGLFRARQNKIAHGFPVKPVWAEIVVTAIIAAAIAGFVLILTSYEVPERVIARDFERFGCASAEGCSAVYGLPISVILLIAVAIAMTTIANRTRFGRYIFAAGGNPDAVELAGIDPKMLTVKVFALMGALVGLSAVVASARLSVHSNDIGTLDELRVIAAAVIGGTALKGGIGTIHGAILGALIMQSLQSGMAMVGVDAPLQNIVVGAVLIAAVMIDIAYRDETKRPIVSVLTPVLLLVGALWMGAWFVAGIFAVITIAAFVYFQRKGAFA, from the coding sequence ATGTCAGACCAAACCGCTACCGAAACACCACCAAAGCGAAGTTTCCTCCAAACGCTGGAAATCGACACCCGCATGCTGGGGATGATCGGCGCGTTCTTTCTGGTGTGCGTCGTCTTCAACGTGCTGACCGACGGGCGTTTTCTGACGCCGCGCAATATCTTCAACCTCACGATCCAGACAGTGTCGGTGGCAATCATGGCGACGGGCATGGTTTTCGTGATCGTTACGCGCCATATCGACCTTGCGGTTGGCGCGCTGCTCGCGACCTGTTCTGCGATCATGGCGATGGCGCAGACACGCTGGCTGCCAGACTTGGTCGGGCTCGATCTTGGGCACTGGGCAATTCCATGGATCGCGATTGCAATGGGGATCTTTGTCGGAACAGTGATCGGGGCGGCCCAGGGCTGGCTTGTGGGGTATATCACGATCCCCGCGTTCATCGTGACGCTTGGCGGGCTGCTGATTTGGCGCAATATCGGATGGCAGATCACGGACGGTCAGACAATTGCACCGCTGAACGACACGTTTATCGCCTTCGGTGGCATCAATGGAACATTGGGCGGCCCGCTCAGCCTCGCGCTCGGGGCGGTTGCTGTCGTACTGACAATCTTTGGTCTGTTCCGCGCCCGTCAGAACAAAATCGCGCATGGCTTTCCAGTCAAACCGGTCTGGGCCGAAATCGTCGTAACCGCGATCATCGCGGCAGCGATCGCCGGCTTCGTTCTGATCCTGACAAGCTATGAGGTGCCCGAACGCGTAATCGCGCGTGATTTCGAACGGTTCGGATGTGCAAGCGCAGAAGGCTGTTCGGCGGTCTATGGCCTGCCGATCTCGGTGATCCTGCTGATTGCTGTCGCGATTGCCATGACGACCATCGCAAACCGCACCCGTTTCGGGCGCTACATCTTCGCGGCGGGCGGCAACCCGGATGCTGTTGAACTCGCCGGGATCGACCCCAAAATGCTGACGGTCAAGGTCTTCGCCCTGATGGGCGCGCTTGTCGGACTGTCGGCCGTGGTCGCCTCAGCACGCTTGTCGGTGCATTCCAACGACATCGGGACGCTTGATGAACTGCGGGTCATCGCGGCCGCAGTAATCGGAGGCACGGCGCTGAAAGGCGGGATCGGAACGATCCACGGCGCGATCCTTGGCGCGCTGATCATGCAATCGCTGCAATCGGGGATGGCAATGGTGGGGGTGGATGCTCCTTTGCAGAACATCGTCGTCGGCGCGGTCCTGATTGCCGCCGTCATGATCGACATCGCCTACCGCGACGAAACCAAACGCCCGATCGTTTCGGTGCTGACACCCGTGCTGTTGCTTGTCGGCGCACTTTGGATGGGGGCATGGTTCGTCGCCGGAATCTTTGCCGTCATCACCATTGCCGCCTTTGTCTACTTCCAGCGGAAGGGAGCCTTCGCATGA
- the xylF gene encoding D-xylose ABC transporter substrate-binding protein produces MHKFVIAAAVAATGFASTAWADGHGVTVGVSWSNFQEERWKTDEAAIKAALEAAGATYVSADAQSSSAKQLADVESLIAQGVDALIILAQDSAAIGPAVDAATAEGIPVVGYDRLIEDPRAFYLTFDNVEVGRMQARAVLEAQPEGNYVMIKGSPTDPNADFLRGGQQEVLQAAIDSGAITIVDEAYTDGWLPANAQRNMEQILTANDNNVDAVVASNDGTAGGVVAALTAQGMEGIPVSGQDGDHAALNRVALGTQTVSVWKDARELGKAAGEIAVELAGADGGMVAIEGGQKWTSPAGTEMNAMFLAPVPVTADNLTVVTDAGWITVEALCQGVTDGPAPCN; encoded by the coding sequence ATGCATAAATTTGTTATCGCCGCAGCTGTTGCGGCAACCGGCTTCGCATCAACTGCCTGGGCCGATGGCCATGGGGTTACGGTTGGGGTCAGCTGGTCAAATTTCCAGGAAGAACGCTGGAAAACGGACGAAGCCGCGATCAAGGCAGCTTTGGAAGCCGCCGGGGCGACCTACGTGTCCGCAGACGCGCAATCTTCTTCAGCCAAGCAGTTGGCTGACGTCGAAAGCCTCATCGCGCAGGGCGTTGATGCGCTGATCATTCTTGCGCAAGACAGCGCCGCCATCGGTCCAGCTGTTGACGCAGCCACTGCCGAAGGTATTCCGGTCGTCGGTTATGACCGCCTGATCGAAGATCCGCGTGCTTTCTACCTGACGTTCGATAACGTCGAAGTTGGCCGGATGCAGGCCCGCGCCGTGCTCGAAGCACAGCCCGAAGGCAACTACGTCATGATCAAGGGGTCTCCGACGGATCCAAACGCAGACTTCCTGCGCGGCGGGCAGCAAGAAGTGCTGCAGGCAGCCATCGATTCTGGTGCGATCACGATCGTTGATGAAGCCTACACCGACGGTTGGCTTCCTGCGAACGCACAGCGCAACATGGAACAGATCCTGACTGCCAATGACAATAATGTTGATGCGGTCGTGGCGTCAAACGACGGTACTGCAGGTGGTGTTGTGGCGGCACTGACAGCACAGGGCATGGAAGGTATTCCTGTGTCGGGTCAGGACGGTGATCACGCCGCGCTGAACCGCGTTGCCCTTGGCACACAAACCGTGTCCGTCTGGAAAGACGCACGCGAGCTTGGCAAAGCAGCCGGTGAAATTGCTGTTGAACTGGCCGGTGCAGACGGTGGCATGGTCGCCATCGAAGGCGGTCAAAAGTGGACCTCCCCCGCAGGCACCGAAATGAACGCGATGTTCCTCGCACCTGTTCCGGTCACCGCTGACAACCTCACGGTTGTAACGGATGCAGGCTGGATCACGGTCGAAGCACTTTGCCAGGGCGTCACAGACGGTCCGGCACCTTGTAACTAA
- a CDS encoding ROK family transcriptional regulator, translating into MYNKHETFDVTDGCGPNLPVADQQADPLRQQVFEHVRAVGRAARADVTRALGISPGSVTTLTADLIATGLLREVEGLPRESGRGRPPVALEVVPESNYVIGIKLSDVRHTAVLTDFAGNICADATLMTSKPRKSLGELLDEVAALMESLIAKSGMAFSDISAVGIGVSGMVENQSGTIAWSPLLTHRNVPLGDAFQRRFEVPVYLDNDVNLLTLAELWFGAGREMSDFVVVTVEHGVGMGLVLNNRLFRGSRGMGMELGHTKVQLDGALCRCGQRGCLEAYIADYALAREAATAIDQPSGAARSPQRLLEELFVQAKDGNQSAQTIFRRAGRYLSVGLANVIQLFDPELVILAGERMRYDYLYEDDVIREMESLTLLEGRKPPRIVTHAWGDFVWARGATALALSAVTNATLRT; encoded by the coding sequence ATGTATAACAAGCACGAGACATTTGACGTCACAGACGGCTGTGGGCCCAACCTGCCCGTTGCGGATCAGCAGGCCGATCCCCTGCGCCAGCAGGTGTTCGAGCATGTCCGCGCTGTTGGACGTGCCGCCCGCGCAGATGTCACTCGCGCGTTGGGAATCAGTCCCGGGTCGGTGACGACGCTCACCGCCGACCTGATCGCAACAGGACTGTTACGCGAGGTAGAAGGCCTGCCCCGCGAGTCCGGGCGTGGCCGCCCGCCTGTCGCACTGGAGGTCGTACCGGAGAGCAATTACGTCATCGGCATCAAGCTGTCGGATGTACGGCATACTGCCGTCCTGACGGATTTTGCAGGCAATATCTGTGCTGATGCAACGCTAATGACATCAAAGCCGCGTAAATCGCTTGGTGAATTGCTGGACGAGGTCGCGGCCCTCATGGAAAGCCTGATTGCCAAAAGCGGCATGGCGTTTTCAGACATATCCGCCGTCGGTATCGGCGTGTCGGGCATGGTAGAAAATCAAAGTGGAACAATTGCTTGGTCCCCGCTCCTCACCCATCGCAATGTCCCGCTCGGCGACGCGTTTCAGCGCAGGTTCGAAGTACCGGTTTACTTGGACAATGACGTCAATCTGTTGACGCTGGCCGAGCTTTGGTTCGGCGCGGGCCGCGAAATGTCGGATTTTGTTGTTGTCACTGTCGAACACGGGGTTGGCATGGGTCTGGTCCTGAACAACCGTCTGTTTCGCGGGTCACGCGGCATGGGCATGGAGTTGGGTCACACCAAGGTGCAACTTGACGGGGCGCTGTGCCGCTGTGGCCAACGCGGATGTCTGGAGGCCTATATTGCGGATTATGCACTGGCGCGAGAGGCCGCGACTGCCATCGATCAGCCCAGCGGGGCTGCGCGTAGCCCGCAACGTCTATTGGAAGAGCTGTTTGTCCAAGCCAAGGATGGCAACCAGTCGGCGCAAACGATTTTCCGCCGCGCGGGCCGCTATTTGTCGGTCGGTCTGGCGAATGTCATTCAACTTTTCGACCCGGAGCTTGTTATCCTCGCAGGTGAGCGGATGCGATATGATTACCTGTATGAGGATGACGTGATCCGCGAGATGGAGTCCCTGACCTTGCTGGAAGGGCGTAAACCGCCCCGTATCGTAACCCATGCATGGGGGGATTTTGTCTGGGCACGCGGTGCCACTGCGTTGGCGTTGTCCGCCGTTACGAACGCGACATTGCGCACATGA
- a CDS encoding CRTAC1 family protein, which translates to MIRAGLLCAISALPASAQVQFRDQSESLPPHQYIGGWEHFVGGGVAVFDCDDNGLPDVFIAGGEAPAVLWRNAGAFQFDPVDMTTLTGVTGAYPLDITNDGLMDLYVMRVGPDVVLAGTGDCVFEDVTEALEIPQTDQWTTAFSAWWEDHPRPVLAVGHYVDRSDPDGPFEACDTNTIIRPHTQRRPHMTLENGLQRFIITYHYGWMELAPGYCALSMLADYDARGALTLRISNDRHYYINEGHEQMWDTGSGRFLGPDDGWQNVSLWGMGIASVDLTGDGRDEVMLTSMGDQLLQMAEPDGTYSQAPYAIGTYAQRPHIGDDGRPSTGWHSEFGDINNDGRPDLFIAKGNVDQMPGMAMEDPNNLLMQTPDGTFAEVAATAGIATTDRSRGAALADFDLDGRLDLIVVNRRAPVELYRNETPATGNWLRISLRQDDGNSFAIGARVFVTTEDRTQYRSLRVGGGHAGGQAQPLHIGLGRAREADVTVLWPDGSESTHRADANTLLTITRP; encoded by the coding sequence ATGATCCGCGCGGGTTTGCTTTGTGCTATCAGCGCGTTGCCTGCCAGCGCGCAGGTCCAATTCAGGGACCAATCAGAAAGCTTGCCGCCCCATCAATACATCGGTGGATGGGAGCATTTCGTCGGTGGTGGCGTTGCAGTTTTTGATTGTGATGACAACGGCTTGCCTGATGTTTTTATTGCTGGCGGTGAAGCGCCTGCCGTCCTTTGGCGCAATGCGGGCGCGTTTCAGTTCGATCCGGTGGATATGACCACGCTGACGGGTGTGACCGGTGCCTATCCGCTTGATATCACAAACGATGGGCTGATGGATCTGTATGTCATGCGCGTGGGACCGGACGTTGTGCTGGCTGGTACAGGCGATTGCGTGTTCGAGGATGTGACCGAAGCGCTGGAAATTCCGCAGACCGACCAGTGGACTACGGCTTTTTCCGCTTGGTGGGAAGACCACCCGCGCCCTGTTCTTGCTGTCGGTCACTACGTGGACCGGTCAGACCCCGATGGTCCGTTCGAGGCATGCGATACCAATACGATCATCCGTCCGCACACCCAGCGCCGCCCGCATATGACGCTTGAGAACGGCTTACAGCGGTTCATCATCACATATCACTATGGCTGGATGGAACTTGCGCCCGGATATTGCGCCTTGTCGATGCTGGCCGATTATGATGCTCGCGGTGCGTTGACGCTGCGCATTTCGAATGATCGCCATTACTACATCAACGAGGGGCACGAACAGATGTGGGATACCGGGTCTGGCCGCTTTTTGGGGCCGGATGATGGTTGGCAGAACGTATCGCTTTGGGGCATGGGTATTGCGTCCGTCGATCTGACTGGTGACGGGCGCGATGAGGTCATGCTCACATCCATGGGCGACCAGCTTTTGCAGATGGCAGAGCCGGACGGCACCTATTCGCAGGCCCCCTACGCCATCGGCACCTATGCCCAGCGTCCGCATATCGGCGATGACGGCCGCCCGTCGACCGGGTGGCATAGCGAATTTGGTGATATCAACAATGATGGCCGCCCCGATCTATTTATTGCGAAGGGGAATGTGGATCAGATGCCGGGCATGGCGATGGAAGACCCGAACAACCTGCTGATGCAGACCCCTGACGGCACATTCGCCGAGGTCGCCGCCACGGCCGGTATTGCCACAACTGATCGGTCACGTGGCGCTGCATTGGCCGATTTCGATCTGGACGGGCGACTGGATTTGATCGTCGTCAACCGACGTGCCCCTGTCGAACTGTATCGCAATGAGACGCCAGCGACCGGAAATTGGCTGCGAATTTCCTTACGACAGGACGATGGGAACAGCTTTGCCATCGGGGCGCGCGTTTTTGTGACAACAGAAGATCGGACCCAGTATCGCAGCTTACGTGTTGGTGGTGGCCATGCCGGTGGTCAGGCGCAGCCCCTTCATATCGGGTTGGGACGCGCGCGGGAGGCGGATGTGACCGTCCTTTGGCCTGACGGTTCAGAGAGCACGCATCGTGCTGATGCAAACACTTTGCTGACGATCACGCGTCCCTAG
- a CDS encoding cytochrome-c peroxidase, whose protein sequence is MIRAVFTFLIWAGTAAASPLPDAVSDDDFRPINLEEARLGRLLFYDPILSGNRTVACATCHHPAFGTGDGLALGIGDGGIGLGPGRSADPENLPEQRIPRNAPGLFNLGAHEFRVLFHDGRIAVDPNKPGGLRTPLGSDMAEGFASLLSAQTMFPVLSPDEMAGHNSENDVSKAVRQGLITGDGGAWDILSSRIAEIPAYADQFIAVYDHIAEPDEIAFTDISDAIAAFMELEWRADRSPFDSVLRGEAVLAEPAATGMGLFYGVAGCATCHSGPFQTDHSFHAMAAPQIGPGKAAKFESHTRDDGRMRVTGNEADRAAFRTPSLRNVALTAPYGHAGAHADLANFIAHHADPATGYEHATVSLPAMDVDDFAALADPLPRTDYRIDLTRTDINALVAFLNELTDPRAKTGVLGIPESVPSGLDVPNF, encoded by the coding sequence ATGATCCGCGCCGTTTTCACCTTTCTGATCTGGGCAGGCACTGCCGCTGCATCACCGCTACCGGATGCGGTGAGCGATGACGATTTTCGCCCCATCAATCTGGAAGAGGCCCGATTGGGCCGGTTGTTGTTCTACGACCCGATCCTGTCGGGCAATCGCACGGTTGCATGTGCCACCTGTCATCATCCCGCATTCGGCACCGGCGACGGCCTTGCGCTGGGTATCGGGGACGGTGGCATCGGCCTTGGCCCCGGGCGCAGCGCTGATCCCGAAAACCTGCCCGAACAACGGATACCTCGCAATGCGCCCGGCCTGTTCAATCTCGGGGCGCATGAATTTCGCGTGCTGTTCCATGACGGGCGCATTGCCGTCGATCCAAACAAGCCCGGGGGATTGCGCACGCCGCTTGGATCCGACATGGCCGAAGGCTTTGCTTCGCTGTTGTCAGCGCAAACGATGTTTCCGGTCCTTTCACCAGATGAGATGGCCGGGCACAATTCGGAAAACGACGTCTCAAAAGCCGTCCGACAAGGGCTGATCACCGGCGATGGCGGTGCTTGGGACATCTTGTCCAGCCGTATCGCTGAAATTCCTGCCTACGCGGACCAATTCATCGCGGTTTACGATCACATCGCCGAACCGGACGAGATCGCTTTTACTGATATCTCTGACGCGATTGCCGCCTTCATGGAACTGGAATGGCGCGCGGACCGATCGCCCTTTGACTCCGTGCTGCGCGGCGAAGCCGTATTGGCGGAACCAGCGGCAACCGGCATGGGGTTGTTCTACGGTGTCGCGGGCTGCGCGACGTGCCATAGTGGACCCTTCCAGACGGACCACAGCTTTCACGCCATGGCAGCGCCGCAGATCGGGCCGGGCAAGGCTGCGAAATTCGAAAGCCACACACGCGATGACGGGCGGATGCGCGTAACAGGAAACGAAGCTGACCGCGCCGCGTTTCGCACGCCCAGTCTACGCAACGTCGCCCTGACAGCCCCTTATGGCCATGCAGGTGCCCACGCTGATCTTGCGAATTTCATCGCCCACCACGCAGACCCCGCGACAGGATATGAGCACGCGACAGTCAGCCTGCCCGCGATGGACGTGGATGATTTCGCCGCGTTGGCTGACCCGCTCCCGCGGACGGACTATCGGATTGACCTGACCCGGACGGACATCAACGCACTCGTTGCCTTCCTCAATGAACTTACCGACCCGCGCGCGAAAACCGGTGTCTTGGGCATTCCCGAAAGCGTGCCAAGCGGCCTGGACGTGCCAAATTTCTAG
- a CDS encoding GMC family oxidoreductase, with protein sequence MQADYVIVGAGSAGCVLANRLSKDPRNKVILLEAGGRDLNPWIHIPVGYFKTIHNPKVDWCYKTEPDPGLNGRSIEWPRGKVLGGSSSLNGLLYVRGQKQDYDRWRQMGNAGWGWDDVLPLFKRAERNERGADEYHGDQGPLSVSNMRIQRPITDAWVAAAQSAGYKFNPDYNGVDQEGVGFFQLTTRNGRRCSAAVAYLNPAKSRENLRVLTHAQVERIVIEGKRATAVTYKDRAGRRQTVTANREIILCGGSINSPQLLMLSGIGEPDHLREHGITVIADLNGVGKNLQDHLQARLVYKCNEPTLNDEVSSLIGQARIGLKYIMFRSGPMTMAASLATGFLKTRPDVETPDIQFHVQPLSAENPGKGADPFSAFTMSVCQLRPESRGEIRLKSADGRAYPAIVPNYLSTTTDQQTIVEGIKIARRIARNAPLTSKISEEYRPNPSLDIDDDAGTLDWARNNTASIYHPTGTCKMGQGKDAVVDDRLRVHGIAGLRVADCSIMPEIVSGNTNAPAIMIGEKASDMILEDALETA encoded by the coding sequence ATGCAGGCAGATTATGTGATCGTCGGTGCGGGATCAGCTGGCTGCGTTCTGGCAAATCGGCTCAGCAAAGACCCGCGGAACAAGGTCATTCTGCTCGAAGCGGGCGGACGAGATCTGAACCCGTGGATTCACATTCCTGTCGGCTATTTCAAGACGATCCATAACCCCAAGGTTGATTGGTGCTACAAGACGGAGCCTGATCCGGGCCTGAACGGACGTTCAATCGAATGGCCGCGCGGAAAGGTGCTGGGTGGCTCATCTTCATTGAATGGCCTGCTCTATGTGCGTGGCCAGAAACAGGACTACGACCGCTGGCGCCAGATGGGCAATGCCGGATGGGGCTGGGATGATGTCCTGCCACTCTTCAAACGTGCTGAACGGAACGAGCGTGGTGCGGATGAATACCACGGTGATCAAGGGCCATTGTCGGTGTCGAACATGCGTATCCAGCGCCCGATTACCGATGCCTGGGTCGCCGCAGCACAATCGGCGGGATACAAGTTCAATCCGGACTACAACGGGGTTGATCAAGAAGGTGTCGGCTTTTTCCAGTTGACCACGCGCAACGGGCGCAGATGCTCTGCCGCCGTTGCCTATCTCAATCCTGCAAAGTCGCGCGAAAACCTTCGCGTTTTGACTCACGCGCAGGTCGAACGGATCGTGATTGAAGGCAAACGTGCAACGGCTGTCACCTACAAGGATCGGGCAGGACGTAGGCAAACGGTCACGGCAAACCGCGAGATCATCCTCTGCGGGGGGTCGATCAACTCGCCGCAGCTTCTGATGTTGTCCGGGATCGGCGAACCAGACCACCTCAGGGAACACGGGATCACGGTCATTGCCGATCTGAACGGTGTCGGCAAGAATCTGCAGGACCATCTGCAGGCGCGCCTTGTTTACAAGTGCAACGAACCGACATTGAACGATGAGGTAAGCAGTCTGATCGGGCAAGCGCGGATCGGTCTAAAGTATATCATGTTCCGGTCTGGCCCCATGACAATGGCCGCAAGCCTTGCAACGGGTTTTCTCAAGACCCGGCCCGATGTGGAAACACCGGATATCCAATTCCATGTGCAACCTCTGTCGGCGGAAAATCCGGGAAAGGGTGCCGATCCCTTTTCGGCCTTCACCATGTCTGTCTGCCAGCTGCGCCCCGAATCCCGTGGTGAAATTCGCCTGAAATCGGCAGATGGACGTGCCTACCCGGCGATCGTTCCGAACTACCTGTCAACGACAACTGACCAGCAAACAATCGTCGAAGGCATCAAGATTGCACGCCGGATTGCGCGCAACGCTCCGCTGACATCCAAGATCAGCGAAGAATATCGCCCGAACCCAAGTCTGGACATTGATGATGACGCAGGCACGCTCGACTGGGCGCGCAACAACACAGCGTCGATCTATCACCCGACGGGGACGTGCAAGATGGGGCAGGGCAAGGATGCGGTTGTCGACGACCGCCTGCGGGTGCACGGCATTGCGGGGCTGCGCGTGGCGGACTGTTCGATCATGCCCGAAATCGTGTCGGGTAACACAAACGCGCCTGCGATCATGATCGGGGAAAAGGCAAGCGACATGATCCTCGAAGATGCGTTGGAGACGGCTTGA